Genomic segment of Lysobacterales bacterium:
GACGATGTCGCACGAGCTGCGTACGCCGCTCAATTCCATCATCGGGTTCACGGCGCTGGTGTCTCGCGGCCTGGCTGGACCGGTCAACGAGGAGCAGTCGCGGCAGCTGGGCATGGTTGCGGGCAGTGCGCGCCATCTGCTCGACCTGATCAACGATGTGCTCGATCTGTCCAAGATCGAGGCGGGCCAGCTGACGGTGCGGCGCGAGTCCTTCGATCCCGGTGAAGTGGTGGCTCGCGTCATCGCGACCCTGGCGCCGATGGCCGAGAAACGCGGACTGGCGCTGTCGTTGCAGTGTCCGCCGCAACTGCCGACCATGACCGCGGATCGCCGACGGGTGGAGCAGATCCTGCTGAATCTGGTGAACAATGCCCTCAAGTTCACCGAGCGCGGTTCGGTCCGCGTGCGCGTGGAGGCGCTCGACCGGGAGGTCGTGCGGCCGGGAACGGCGGCGTTGCCGGCGCTGCGTTTCAGTATCATCGATACCGGCATCGGCATTCCGGGCGAAGCCGTCGATTCGGTGTTCGATCCGTTCCACCAGATCGATTCCGGCCTCGCCCGGCACCATGAGGGCAGCGGACTCGGTCTCGCCATCTGCCGACGCCTGGCGAGCCTGATGGATGGACGCATCGATCTGCGCAGTACCGAAGGCGTCGGCAGCGAATTCGTGCTTGTGCTGCCGCAACGAGGTGAATACGAGCCATGAGTCGCGACATCCTGTTGATCGAGGACAACGAGAACAACCGTTATCTGGTGCGCTTCCTGCTCGAACAGGCGGGTCACCGCGTGCGCACCGCGCACGACGGCCCTGGCGGGTTGGCCGAAGCGCGCTCACTTGTCCCGGACCTGATCCTGCTCGACATCCAGTTGCCCGGAATGGACGGCCATGCGGTGGCGCGGGCGCTGCGCGAACATCCCTCGCTGGCAAAGGTCCCGGTGGTCGCGGTCACTTCGTATGCCATGGTCGGCGACCGCGAACGTTCGCTGGATGCGGGCTGCAACGGCTACATCGAGAAACCGATCGATCCCGATACCTTCGTGACGGACGTGGAGCAGTTCATGCGGCCGCCGACGGAGCGTGCCGGATGAGTCGTGTCCTGATCGTCGACGACAACGATGGCAATCGCGAATACCTCGGCATCCTGCTGCGCTCGCGCGGCTACGAAGTCGACCTCGCTGCGGACGGGCTGGAGGCGCTGGCCAAGGCGCGCCGATCGCCGCCGACGCTGGTCGTCAGCGACTTGCTGATGCCGGGCATGGACGGTTATTCGTTGCTGCGCCAGTGGCGCAACGACCCCGAGCTGTGCGGCATCCGCTTCATCGTGCATACCGCGACCTACACCGAGGACGAGGATGCGCAGCTGGCGCGCGACCTTGGTGCCGACGACTTCATCGTCAAGCCGATCGAGCCGGACCAGCTGCTGGCGCGGATCGCCGCGGTCGAAGCAGCGGATGCGCCGATGCGGGCGCCGCCATCGCTGGCGGTGCAGACCGACGTGCTCGAGCACTACAGCCACATCCTCGTGCGCAAACTCGAAGAACGCAGCGCACAGCTCGAGAAGGCGAACCGCGAATTGCGCCGCGACAACGATGCACGGCGTCGTGCCGAACACGCCGCGCGTGTCAGCGAATCGCGGCTGCGCATCATTTTCGACAACGAACCGGAATGCGTGAAGATCGTGTCGACGGCCGGCGACCTGGTGGAGATGAATGCGGCCGGTCTGCGCCTGATCGAAGCCGAGGATTTCGACGCGATTCGCGGCATGCGGATCGCGCAGATCGTGCGGCCGGAAGATCGCGATGCCTTCCTCGACCTGCACCTGAGCGCGTGCGCCGGACAGGCCGGGATCGCGCGCTTCCGCATCGTTGGACTGAAGGGCACCGAACGCTGGCTGGAGTCACATGCGACGCCGCTGCGCGACAACGAAGGCGCGATCGAGTCGGTGCTCAGCGTCACCCGCGACATCACCGACCGCCTGCGCGCCGAAGCATCGGAGCGGCGCAGTCACGCGCTGTTGCGGGCCATCGCGGACAACGTGCCGGTGGCGTTGTTCGTGAAGGATGTCGATCTGCGTTACGTCTACTTCAATCGACGCGCCCAGGATTTCGTGCGTGTCCCGATCGCCCAGGTGCTTGGCCGCCGCGCCGAGGACGTGCTCCCCGACGACACCGCCGACGCCGCAGGTCACCATGATCGCGAAGTGCTTGCGGGCAATGCCGCGGTGTCCTGGGAACAGACCTACCCGGTCGGTGCCGAGACGCGGCATTTTCTGGTGACCAAGGCGCCGTTTCGCGACGCCGATGGCGACACCGCAGGCATCATCACGCTGGCCCAGGACATCAGCGACCGCAAGCGCATCGAGGTGATGCTGCAAGAGTCCTTGCACGAACTGGCCGAGCACAACCGCGAACTCCAGGACTTCGCCTTCGTCGCCTCGCACGACCTGCAGGAACCGCTGCGCAAGATCCGGATCTTTGCCGACGCCATCCTCGATCGTGAAGCGGCGTCGCTGTCGTCGGGCGCGGTCGACCGAGTCGGGCGAATACAGCGTGCCGCGCAACGCATGCAGGGGTTGATCGACGACCTGTTGTCCTACTCGCGCGTTGTCGCGGGAGGGCAGCCATTCGCGATGGTCGACCTCGCGACGGTATGCAGGGAAGTGGTCGAGGATTACGGATTGGACCTGCGTGCCGATGCGGCATCCGTCGCGGTCGAACCATTGCCGTGCATCGACGCCGATGCCATGCAGATGCGCCAGCTGTTCGCCAACCTGATCGGCAACGCATTGAAGTTCAAGCGTGCGGACACCGCGCCACGAATCACGATCGGCGCAACGACGGTCGAGGAGGCTGGACGCAGCCTCGTGCGGATCACCTTTGCCGACAACGGCATCGGCTTCGATCCGAAATATGCCGAGCGCATCTTCCTGCCGTTCCAGCGGCTTCATCGCCACGACGAACACCCCGGAACGGGACTCGGACTGTCAATCGTCCGCCGCATTGTCGAGCGCCATCGCGGCGGCATCGTGGCCCGCAGCGCGCCCGGTCAGGGCGCGTGCTTCGTGATCGACTTGCCGTTGCGCCAGCCGCTGGCGCGGCCTTCAGGCATTACGCCGCCTTCGGTCCCCGCAGGAGACGCGCCGGCAGCAGGATCAGCGACCTGAGAAATTCGAAGACGCCGTTGACGACGATGCCGAGCAGACGAAACGGCAGCAGCACGACCCAGACGATCGGATAGAGCACGATCGCGATGAGGGCCAGCGGCCAGCAGATCACCAGCAACAACAGCCACAGCAGAAAACCGACCATCGCCGTCTCCACGCGTCCGGAATTGGACGGTCGCGATGCTAGGACCAAATACCTCGCGGAAGCTGAACGGACCGCGCGATCGTCGCGCAGTCCGTGTTGTCCCGTGCGGTGGTCGCGCTCAGAAGCGCTTGCCGACGTAGACGCCGTAGACCAGCGGATCGATGTTGACGGTACCGACCTGCACGGTGTTCACCGACACGTCGCTGTCGATGTCGATCCAGCGCGCGTCGACGCCGACAAACCAGTCGTTCTCGAGCTTGAAGTCGACGCCGGCATGGGCGGCCAGACCCCAACTGTTCTTCAGCTTGAGCTCGGTACCGGCGATCGGGCCGGCGCTGTCCTCGCTGTAGATCCACGTGAAATTCACGCCGGCACCGAGATAGGGCGAGATCTTCGCTTCCGGACTGAAGTGGTACTGCAGCGACACGGTCGGCGGCAGGTGCGTGACTTCACCGGCAGCGACGCCATTGAGCTTGACGTCATGCTTGAACGGCAGCGCTGCCAGCACTTCGACGCCCAGGTGGTCGTTGAGGAAGTATTCCGCGGTGAAGCTCGGGCGCCAGTTGCTGCCGACGTCGACGTCGAGCGCACCGGCGGCGAGGCTGCCGTTGTCCGATGTCGGATCAACGTTGTGGGCACCGACCGTGAAACGCCAGGTGCCGTCGTCGGCGTGGGCGAGCGGTGCGGCAAACACGCACAGCAGGGCAGTGGCGATCTTTCTCATGGCAATTCTCCGGAAGGATGAAAAATTCAGGAAGCGAAGCGCGCGCGCGGCACGACGGCGCGCAGCACGGTGGATTCGGAGCGGAAGCGGCCCGCGCCGACCATGAGGTCGGTGCCGCATTCGAGACCCTCGAGCCAGTCGAGGAACTGCTTGATCATGTCCTTGCCGAAGAACGGCAGGCCGTGTTGCGGCACGATCATCTCGACATCGAGTTCGCGCACCATCTGGACCCAGATGCGGCAGGCGCGGTTCGAGGCCATGAAGCGGCGATGGAAGCCGGCCATGATCTTCAGGTGTTCGTTGAAATCGCTGACCGGCGCGTAATCGTTGCCGTCATACAGCGAGGCGCCGACGTCTCCAGAGAACAGCACCTTCGACACCGGATCGAACACGTTGAAATTGCCGACCGAGTGCAGGAAGTGCGCGGGCAGGCAGGCGAGGACGGAGTCGGCAAACGGCAGGTCCGCGCCCTCGTCGCCGAGCAGCACGTAGCGGTCGGCACCGACGTCGATGTAGTGCGGCACGCTGTGCGGCACGAACCGGCCCCACCATTTGGAGCACACCACTTTCGCGCCGGAATAGACCAGCCAGCGGTCGACCGAGCCGATCACGTCCGGGTCCTGGTGCGAGGCGAAGATATAGGTCAGTTGCTTCAGTGGCACATGGCGCGCGACCGCCATCGACAGCGGCGTGTACAACAGGGCGCCGCCCGGATCGAGCAGCATGCTGTCGCGACCGCGCATGATCAGCATCTGGTTGGCTTGAACGCCATCCTCGCCGCGTACCATGTCGTTGAACACG
This window contains:
- a CDS encoding OmpW family protein, with protein sequence MRKIATALLCVFAAPLAHADDGTWRFTVGAHNVDPTSDNGSLAAGALDVDVGSNWRPSFTAEYFLNDHLGVEVLAALPFKHDVKLNGVAAGEVTHLPPTVSLQYHFSPEAKISPYLGAGVNFTWIYSEDSAGPIAGTELKLKNSWGLAAHAGVDFKLENDWFVGVDARWIDIDSDVSVNTVQVGTVNIDPLVYGVYVGKRF
- a CDS encoding response regulator; translation: MSRDILLIEDNENNRYLVRFLLEQAGHRVRTAHDGPGGLAEARSLVPDLILLDIQLPGMDGHAVARALREHPSLAKVPVVAVTSYAMVGDRERSLDAGCNGYIEKPIDPDTFVTDVEQFMRPPTERAG
- a CDS encoding MBL fold metallo-hydrolase, whose product is MATELYNKNGHKVIVFNDMVRGEDGVQANQMLIMRGRDSMLLDPGGALLYTPLSMAVARHVPLKQLTYIFASHQDPDVIGSVDRWLVYSGAKVVCSKWWGRFVPHSVPHYIDVGADRYVLLGDEGADLPFADSVLACLPAHFLHSVGNFNVFDPVSKVLFSGDVGASLYDGNDYAPVSDFNEHLKIMAGFHRRFMASNRACRIWVQMVRELDVEMIVPQHGLPFFGKDMIKQFLDWLEGLECGTDLMVGAGRFRSESTVLRAVVPRARFAS
- a CDS encoding PAS domain-containing protein; translation: MSRVLIVDDNDGNREYLGILLRSRGYEVDLAADGLEALAKARRSPPTLVVSDLLMPGMDGYSLLRQWRNDPELCGIRFIVHTATYTEDEDAQLARDLGADDFIVKPIEPDQLLARIAAVEAADAPMRAPPSLAVQTDVLEHYSHILVRKLEERSAQLEKANRELRRDNDARRRAEHAARVSESRLRIIFDNEPECVKIVSTAGDLVEMNAAGLRLIEAEDFDAIRGMRIAQIVRPEDRDAFLDLHLSACAGQAGIARFRIVGLKGTERWLESHATPLRDNEGAIESVLSVTRDITDRLRAEASERRSHALLRAIADNVPVALFVKDVDLRYVYFNRRAQDFVRVPIAQVLGRRAEDVLPDDTADAAGHHDREVLAGNAAVSWEQTYPVGAETRHFLVTKAPFRDADGDTAGIITLAQDISDRKRIEVMLQESLHELAEHNRELQDFAFVASHDLQEPLRKIRIFADAILDREAASLSSGAVDRVGRIQRAAQRMQGLIDDLLSYSRVVAGGQPFAMVDLATVCREVVEDYGLDLRADAASVAVEPLPCIDADAMQMRQLFANLIGNALKFKRADTAPRITIGATTVEEAGRSLVRITFADNGIGFDPKYAERIFLPFQRLHRHDEHPGTGLGLSIVRRIVERHRGGIVARSAPGQGACFVIDLPLRQPLARPSGITPPSVPAGDAPAAGSAT